From the genome of Glycine soja cultivar W05 chromosome 14, ASM419377v2, whole genome shotgun sequence:
TACTAAAAATAAGAGTTTTTATGGtaataaattcatatatatacgtgtgtgtgtgagagaggaagagagagaaaagaaaataatatattgttgTGAGTTTGTAATTAAAGGGGTATCATTTCTTCCAAATATAATGCAATTAATCATGTACTAAAGTTGTAGCATTTCCAATACCATTCAAAGTCTGCAACGGTTTTGGATTTCTGAGAAGATTTCCTTGATATGGTTCCATTATGAacaaaatttctttcatttcctAAGCAAAAGTTTCCAGTCTGCACTCATGATTGTGGTCATTTGGTCCGTTTTCAAAACATGCTTTGACATCAAATTGAAAAGTCGATCAATTCCAATGCAAATTTTCCTTTAAATAGCGAGGTTCTATCATACATGGGTATTTGGGCACCAGCTCCATATATGGTAGGAAGGACAATAAAACCTGCACAAAATATAATTGACACCTAAACACTAGGTATAGTGCTGTCTATCATATGCCAATACCAATGTTCATGTGGCATCTCAATGCCATTTCGTACGAAAGGGAAAGAACTAGAAGAAAGAGAGGTGTAAAGTTTTCCAACATTGTTAATGGGAGACAAACTAACTTTCAcgtgaatttatataaatatggcctatgatttttcttacaaaaatattattaaaaaataaagaaaaaaaaattcaaaaaagttATTGGATGAGTTTGTTGTGTGAACATTCGATCAATAATTAGTTGTTAATGAAAGTGGTGGGGTGGGAAAAATACAAGCATACTTAACAATTTTTATAGCGGAAAGTAGAATGATAGAGATCACGATATAAGTGTGTTTTGTAGCATGATTGAAAGTAAGTAATGATATATTCGGGTTTTAAAagcaatttataaaatatgcgattttttatttttttattttgtatagaaACTAATAAGCAGAACCTTTGCCTGCATAATAAAACTATCAAAATGTACTGTACACATGTTGCTGGACTTATAATAGTATTTACTGTGTAATCTAAATATCTTGAACATTGTATGAcattcttttttctgttttttttcgtacttaatttttttaatgatatggACAAATAAAAATGCTTTTAACCAAACCTTTGCATAATAAAGAAGGTCTATTTATCTTGGTTAAACATAATTTGTGAGTGATTGAAAATTCTTTAATATTGTTTTCCATAAAAACTGAATCATTACACAACACATCAAGTTCTCGAATTTGTATTAACAAAATTAAGGTCGATAAATAACGGTGTTGAtgtattattatgattttatacTTGGGATAGTTTTAttactcttaaaacaaattattaacaGAACTAATCACATGTTTGTTCCTGTTTTCTAACAGGAAACTatcttattttccttcatttcttCTAAATTGTTCTAATTAATATCATATCTATATATCAATCCAGTaaaaatctctctctctctctctctctctctctctctctctatatatatatatatatatatatatatatattaataaaatagacaattttattttttaacaattattttaataaaccatccaattctttttttattgataaaccATCCACTTTATAAGTTCTCTCAGGTGGGAAATAATAAGTTGCctatttactaatttttattgCTTATGTGGTGTGTGGCCACCTTTTTTAagatttgtttcatgttttgtgAGCTTGGAACCAAGATTTTTCAATCTCTAGTCTTTTCATTTACTAGTTAATTAATGCCCTTTGAATATAATAACTTACGACTAAAACAATATactttatttaaatttctagaATAAATTAGCCATTCCATAGCATATTTTTCTCAATTTGACAATATTCCTTGATAAAACAATGAATAAAGATGTATAGAAAGTGGATGCTTGGTGCAATGGGCTAGTGCTCGATGTATACCGTGAAttgtataaatagaaaaaattctGATGTTGAGCAAGTCCTCCAGCATTAATACATGCAAAATTACCTTTGTCAaccattttttatcatttacaaCTTTATTTTCACTTCAACCCTTttacaaattttcttttaaatttagtcATTTACCATCTTTCTTTTACATTCCAACCATGCATTTACCctacttcttttattgcttttaAAGCAATTACGTACACGATTACCAGACTAAGAATTCATATTGGGGAGCATATTCTATTCCTCTAGCAAATCTTCTGAAAGAGATCCACTGAGTTGGTTGTTAGTCTTTTTACATGGTTGATTTAtcctatttcaaaaaccaaCAATGGTTTTGACTCATCTAAAGTTATGGGAGTGCACTTTAGAGAATAAAGTACAATAGTAACCATTAATTAAAAGATCCACGGTTGAGACTTgagacttcaatttatattgttgtatatttatttgatttgttcACAATTTCAACAGAAGATTTTCACATCAACAATTGTGTGTACACTTTAATCTCTAAAGTGTAACCACTCtcttaattttcatataaattaaactcttaCCTCTTACCAATGAATGTTgatgaaataataaaactataCCTATGCCCATCCTTAAGCTAAAACTTACTACTTGAAATGCTTGTGGAGACACCATGCCATCATAATTCATACCTTTGCTTTGTTCATAATATCTTTCCTCAAAAGAGCTTATAGATTGTGAGGACATTCTTctaggatttttatttttatttttattttttttagcttcATAAGTGGGAGGCACGGCCTAGTTTATTATTAGGGCCAGCCATGTTGTTTCCTTTTTGGTCTATAAACTAGGGATGCGAAGAATCATACATTTGAAGTGTCCTTTTTTACTTGTTGGTTGAGTTTGGTCTCTCCAGCATATGATGAAGCGTATAAATTAAACAATGCTCGTATGAAAACCACTCAAGGTATAAATGCATCTGGCTAAAATCCCATTTGAAACCTCCCTTTTCTGGTTGATTGAGTTTTTGTCTCTAGATTGGAGATGTGAACAGGATTTGGGGTCAGATTAAGAATTGCAAAGGTATGAATATTATAATATCATAATAAGTAgaatatgaataatataattctaaatttagatctctattttttttaaaccttcATATGCCGCTATGTTTTTCTCCATCTCTCTCCTAAGTTTTAATTCTCTGACCATGCCAAGCTTTTTACCCATATTGGGTAGTGGGTGACTGGGTGCAGTGTAATGGAATTGAATATTCTctcaatttttacataattttgtaCTGTTAACAAATTGTTTATAtcctctttttttatatataaatactgAATGTACGGGGTCTTGtcaaaatttgtaaattaatatttatgaagAGAGACATGAAAagttacaaaacaaaagaatatgTGAGAATCCAttcttgaatatatatatacaagtctccttttgaaatatgaaagaattgttcccccccccccccctaaaaTTTTAGTGTAATAATACCAAAACGCATGTGATTTCAGtgcgtaatttttttttactaaccacagccttaaaaatattcattatgatttttttaataaattttatttatttcttggaCATAACggataataaaaggaaaataagtatggAAAAAATATGTTGATCACAAAACCGCAAGAAGTacgtttaagaaaaaaatgtgtatatttCAGCAAAATACCACCCTTCTAGCTGACCATCACAGTCGAACGTCCAAAATTTTATGGTATCTATTTGAATAAGTAATACTTTTATTAtgtaatgtaaaaatatttattattttcatctaattataaaaccgttatatatatgataagttttttttttggtttttttcctCATATATTTTCCTTGAGAAATAATCATGTTCAAGACATGATTGTACATTAACATGGACATCTCTTTTGACGAACATTTAAACCCTAATGCATCTCATTGTAAGAGATTAAACCTTCCACTAAATCTAATCTTTGTTGGTATATATCGAATTTAaccatttttatattaattactttaaatatcttaaaatcatacaaaaaataatttttgactgATTCACATTGGAAAAACTTCTGCATGAATAACCATACGTGCCTATTAAACTTTGACTATATTACTCAACGCCTAGGTCACTAGTTTGTTCTCTATCATTATAAAAGCTTGTCAGTAAATTAACTTTCAAAAttggtattattattattattattattttggaatGTGAATGGGTGacttgaaaaaattaaagattgatTGATATAAAAGGAACAGGAAAAAATAGGAAAGGAATAAGCTTTTTTTGCCGTCAAAATGGGGAAAAAGTGGATTTGGGAAAGTCTTGATTGTTTATGTTAATTGGATCAATTAAGTAAGAATTTCTTATACAGACATTCTAAATGCACATTATTATTTGTGCATCGAACTTTATTTAAATGGTTGGTTTTATGGCTTCAAGAAAGCTTTTACAGAATACAATAACAAGATATTGCGGAGAGCTTTCAAAGGAGGGCCCTTTGAGCATCTTGAATTGCTTTCTAAATCGGCTCGGTGCCTTAATCGTTGAGAAACAAAATTAACTTTTGGTTGGAATGTGCACCAATAAGTGCTACTCACTCTTTTAAATCACATTCCATGCTTTGATTAGAATCATTCTAAAAGTTTCTTTTTGTCATGTTAGTTTACTGATTGACTTTCTAATTAATTGCACACCATTAAAAGTTGCTTCACTGTCATAGTGATTTCGTACAAAATCCCAAATTCTTTGCTAGTAGGGCTAACTACCATGGCATACTGATATTTTagagtattaaaaagttttccccatttcattttttaaaataatgatatgtGTTTGGATGAGCGATAAAACCCCCAACGCATGTCAATTTCATCACAAATAATAATTACTTCTACGTTATTAAtacaatttaaacataaatttacCTGCAGATGTGAATTTGAGATACTAAATTAAACACACACTTAGTTATTTGTGTTCAtgttaaaggaaaagaagataGCAAATGTATTGAGAAAGAGAAACAAGTATAACTCCTAAAATGTGTTGGCTAGGTCATTTCCAAGTAACGATCATTCGCTATTATAAAATAACTGCAGTATTTTCATCTACTTgcaattatttttttgcttgaAAATGTTTATGTGCTTAttgatatgattaatttttgtgtctaaaaattgtcttattaattttagtcgtcgtaattttttaaagtaaaatagcCCATGTCAGTACAAAGTGGTGATGTAGTAGGTATACATCTAGCTGtattatataactaattattgTGGGAGTGCTATGTAACATGATGTCTAAATGTATTTTACATCATTAGTAAATAATGATGgcaattgatttaaaaataaaacaaaacttatGAAGCTTAAAATTAGTAATATTtctaagaattaaattatatttatagggaatataagtatattttatccatttatttttatgttgaaataaatgataaaaaaattaaaaaattccaaCTTTAGATTTATAACTGCGCCATGCAGTTCAAAAATTAACTGCAGGGATCCGGTTCCAGTCGTTCCTTCCTACAAACAATGTAATACTGGTCACGGAGCCGAGTTGGTgcaaatttaattaacttttccAATTCAGTGAAAGTAGGTTATATAcctaaaatgataaaaacattcacaaggatttttatacttttttagttattttgatATAGATTTCGACCAAAAACTTAaagatttttaaagaaataattattgatCCTGTTTAAAACTTTAccataaaaacaaaactataacactgaaaatttttctaattgaataacaataatatcatatatttttactttacctatatatagttttttttagagttACCTATATGTAGTTACATCCATGCCCCATGGGTACGGAGCTGTTAAATGAGCCATCCACAAGTACGGATAGTTCTTATGGCAAAAAAAGGCTCTTGCTATTTACACCTCGTTTTATTACTAAATACACCCAAATGCTCCCTTTCAACCTCTCAATTGTCCATTATGCCTTTTTTTCCTTAAAGAAGAATATCCCTTTTTCTATCTAGAAATGTATTTTCAGAATTACATATACCTATTATAGAAATGCATCTTCGGAACTATTATTCATAGTTTTAGAGATATACTTTTGgaataagtatatatttttcaataaaatattatttaagaattaagaGGGTTGacgagaaatgaaaaaaatgataaatgcttATCTTATTCTCATGTTTATTAGTCTTATTTTCATCCTATCATTAGTGTTCTTTAAATCCTAtctaaaatgttattttcatcTTATATGTATTATTCTTTAAACCCTAATTCTAAACTACcttcatcatatattcattgtATAATATTATGCTTTCATCattattattcaatattttgtgtttttcatCATCTGACAATGTGTTTCAAGATACGTTCATCACTAACTCTGTGTCACACTGAATCATTGATGTAGACTTTGGATTAGAAAATGAATGAGCACacttaaagaaaagaaatcatcctcaaaaactttgttttgaaattaaagTGTATAATGTATGAAGTTAATAATGAATGTACCTTCAAATACAGTGTCacatgaaaaaaaacataaaatattatataataatgatgaaaaCACAACATTTATGTAATGAATATATGGTggagataatttaaaatttgaatttaaagaataatgaagataagatgaaaataatattttaaataagatttaaagaacattaatgatagaatgaaaataaaactaacaaaaatgGATATAAGATaagtatttatcatttttttaatttctcgccaacaatcttaatttttaagtgatattttattaaaaaatatatacccaTTCTAGAATTATATCTCTGAAATTATGAATCATAGTTTCTTATATACATTTCCGGAATATGTATATGTAATTTTAGAAAGACATTTTTAGAAAGCAAAAGGAACGTACTTCTTAAGGGTATGGGTAATTGAGAAGTAGAAAGGGGAGTACGGGAAATAGCAAGATCCAAAAAAAGTTCGGCCGAAGTTATAAGTTTTTGTAGGTGTATGGGTTTAGCCGAACAAGTGATCATATCgggcttgttttattttttcctcttagttTGATTAcagataaaacaaataaaaaagaaacataacatTTGATTGTAGGAGAATAGAAATTAGAAGagaagtttaaaattttaaatatttggagCGGAGCAGAGAAGAGGGAATAAAAAACCatcattttaataatgttaAGAAATCTGAAGGgatggaaaaatatttaaagattttaGACTATAGTGATTAAATTATGGTAGAATGTAAGCTAATATAGTGTTTTCAACATAGTACTAGGCagaaatgtttttaaatacCTTATTAACAAGTTAATAGATCACTTTAATAAGGAGGCGTTTGGTCGTGGAAATTAAGTTTTAACAAtactttgtaaaatatattagttAATCCTAAATGCTTAATAACAATGTGATGGTGAAGAAGAAGAGGGGTGGTGGAAGAAAGGGGttggaggaggaagaggaagataaaTTTGTGCCTGTGTCGAGGGTCAACATTCTAACGGCGTGGATTGGTGCAGTTAGGCCTTCTAGTTTGGACCACTGCGACGATTTTTGACAACACTAACCATCTCATGATTGATCAAGCAATTGGGAATGGTTCCACGCCCTATAATTTCAGCATTGGACATCTCAATCTCGCTCTAGCAATGGACCCTATGATTGGGGTTGTTGTGGTTTTGGGGGGTGATGGTGATGACTTTGTTGGTGAtggtgaagaagaagaggaatggTGGAAGAAAAGAGTTGAAGGAACCACATGATAttattctttactttttttataaaaataaaattgtaattcttATGTGTAATCCTACTCAAACAAACATTACATGTGACACTAcacatgacattatactgtcattttttgagaaaacttctTAATGCAAATTATGGAAAAATGTTTCCATAATAGTCGTACATtttcaatccttttttttttttttataattgtgtaGAAGCATCCAAATATACTTCCTATTTTTACCTCATTTTACGTTTTACAAGGTAGCTTTAACTGATTTTCAACTAAAATCGGTAATAACGTCAAAAcatattatacttttttatgattttcttctcaCAATTTATGGAAATGAAAGCCACACTAATATaaagcaaatatatatatatatatatatataaagcgaGAATAACTATAAATGATTGCAAGTAGATTGCAAATTGCAATTTTGGTAGGGCACTGAGGACCAAAAGTCTAAGAGAGGGGATGTTGTTAGGTTGTTGCTTATAACTCAACGTAGTTAGGAAGGACTAAAATGATACCAGTTGTGATCCACTACGAAATGGAAGaaggaaataacaaaataaattatggggAAGTCTATATCATCACGCCTTATCTTGCTATGCATGGGGTGTGTGAGCAATTTGACAGTGATGTGAAGTTTTTTCCCACTAATTTTCGTGtttctctccttcttttttactcGGTATCTTTTTGAGCTTGTAGtgtttagtgtgtgtgtgtgagtgagagagagagaggctaTTACCAATATGGCTCCATGTAGGGAAAAGAAACAGGCAATTAGCAGTCAAAGGTTATGATTTCTGATGTTACCCTCATTGCACATATATACCACATGTTGCGGACTTGAATCCAAGACTTCGAACGTAAACTTTTTGCATAATCATTCAAATTAACAAAGTGGAATGAATTTCCAACAACTCGTTGTCTTGCTCAATTTCCttaatttaactacaaaaaGTTTATTGTGGAGAAAGCTTCCTTATCAAAGTTTGGACATGAAAACTTTTTAAGGGGAATTACGTACGAGTAGTTGAGAATGgactttaagttttttaaagcaaaatagttaatttctTATTAGCTAAACTACTTCCATTTAAACATTTGATTAGTTTTAAGTTCTCGACAGAAAATACccgagttaaaaaaaaattacttacattTATTAGCTATTCGCATATTTAAACATAAGAAGTCAGtccaaaaatgaaaacattttttgttttctttttaactcaccgaagtttaaaattattcgataatatttaattaaattagatagGTTAGGAGCAATTTAACAGGACTAGTTAGTTTCACAGTTTTATGTTGAAAATACGtcattaaaataagaaagatcTAAACCCttcaaaaaaaagtatataaaatacGGAGAAATCACTAACTTTCATTAGTGGGGTTCAATGGTGGCATTTTGTCGcatgatatatataaatatcataaagTATATTTTAGAATGTTAAACTAAAACCAAGATTTTGTTATCTTGGTTACTCAATATTTCCATGATTTGACCTGAACGGATTCCAATAGGAGATGAATTGTTTTTGTTCCAAAACAGAGAATATAGAAAGACATGATTATATATCCACCATGCATGAGTCACTCCATTACTACTACTAGCTAGGACAATTTGGCTCTAAGCCCTTGAGAGACAAGGCAATTTATGTTGTCTGAAAGCTGAGGGTAGCATCAATTGAAGAGCGGGGAGAGTGATAATGAAGATGGTGGCAAGTGGGTCCTCCAATAGCATTAGTGTCATCAGTGGAGCAAGCTATGCACTAGATAGAGAatacagatatatatatatggaagcTGCATTGTGAAGCAAAGCAAACCCAACACCAAAAGAAAAGTGGCATCCAAACTAACATGTACATCATGATACTCTTCTCTGTTCATTTCCATGCTTCACCCTTCATCCTTCATTTTTCACCTACTACCACAAGGTCCTTAAACCCCACTCCCATTCCATAAAGCAAGCCACTTCATTGAACTCCAAGTTTCTCTCTATCTTTATCCATGCTTGTTCCGAATTCATGGATTGATTTGACAAATGTCTTCAACTACAAGATACTCACCCCAACATACGTAGAGAGCCAGGTTATTTAACTTTTTGTTACCATTCATTCTACTAGGTGAGAAAACCCTCTTCTTTTTCTGTTTAATCCTTTagatactttattttttttctactttccaCTGATTTGTAGCTTGTTctataatcaagtttttttgttttggtcttttaTGTATCCAAAAGGTGATCATTGATGATCCAAATTTCAACACCAACTCTTTTTCTCTCGTGTTTCCTAATTTTGGAAACCTTCTGGCTGGTTGCAAAGCAAAATTCCAAGGCATAACAAAGGTTGAAACTTGGAATGGATTCATTCAATCAGAGTGTTCAGAATTCCAGCTTCAGGTACAATCCAAATTTGAACACAAGGACACATGCAGATGAAGAAGCTGAGTTCTTAGGGATTCTTGATATCTTTGTCCACCATGCCAGGAATATTCATAACATATGCATCTATGACAACCAGGATGTGTATGCTAAGTTCTCTCTCACTTACAACCCTGATGAGACTCTCTCTACAAGAATTATCAATGGAGGTGGCAAAAACCCAACATTCAATGAAAAATTGAGGATGAAGATCACCCAAATAGATGCTGTTCTGAAATGTGAAGTTTGGATGTTTAGTAGGTCAAGGATTCACATGGAAGACCAGCTTTTGGGGTTTGCTTTAGTCCCAATTGCACAAGTTGTTGGCAAAGGAAAGGTGACTGAAGATTACAGCCTTTCCTCCACTGATCTTTTCCACTCTCCTGCAGGAACTGTCCAACTAACATTGTCTTTGGACCCCTCTTTGGCAATCAACTCATCAGTGAATTTGATACCTGAATCAGCAAAGAACTCATCAATATCATCAGAAGTTATTTTGCTTGATAGAAAGATCTCAGAAGTTATGTTGGACCCAGTTGAGTATGCTAGAATTGAGTTTCCTGACATCAGTGTGGTGAAGGAGAATCAGCAAATGGTATCTGAGTACTTCAATTTGGCTTCTCAAGGTACTACTTCTGCTCCTTCAAGGTCCAACATTGGAGGGTCACTACCATTTCTTCATCTTGGTGCATCTCCTCAACTTGATGATTATGAGATGACTATCAGTTCACAAGATGAGAATCATGTAGGGTCCATTTCTCCAAATGAGAGCATTCAGAACTCTTGCTTCCTAGGCTCCACCATCACAACCTTGAGTGATGATAGAAACTCAGCCGATTCAGTTGAGAAAAAGAACCATTTGAGCACTGGCGACTCATCAAATTCTGTCACTGTGTCAATCACTGTGGAAGGTACTCAAAACTGTTGTGCTGGTCCAGATACCCCAACTTCCAAGAAAGAAGAAGGTGAGGCCAGAAATGACAAAGATGCAAACTTCTCAAGCAAGGAAAAGGAAAGCAAAAAAACCAATAACAACAACACAGAAGCTGCAAAGTTTGGTCAAGTTTTTTCAGGTCCACTAGGGAACATCAATTTAGAAGCTGAGCAAGCTGCTATGCAAAAACAAATAGTGGACATGTATATGAGGAGCATGCAGCAGTTCACTGAGTCCTTGGCAAAAATGAAGCTCCCAATGGACCTTGACAAACCTGAAAAAGTGGATCATGGTGATGGTGATGTGATTCAGAATCATGACAGCAGCAAATTAGAAATggataagaagaaaaaggatgGCTCACGTGTGTTTTATGGTAGTAGAGCCTTTTTCTGATCACCCCTCTTGGTGCTGAAAATAGCAAGCATATGAGATTGTgagaatttaattattatagcaTTAGGTTCCTACCTCAATTTCCTCAGTGATATTTATTAAAGATTTTAGTTAGTCCTGGTTTGTTTGACCTGTACTTTAGGTGATGACAATAATCTTCTGTTTTAGATGTCTTGTTTATTGTTTAACTCATGGCTGTGCAACCCAAAAAA
Proteins encoded in this window:
- the LOC114383115 gene encoding uncharacterized protein LOC114383115, whose protein sequence is MDSFNQSVQNSSFRYNPNLNTRTHADEEAEFLGILDIFVHHARNIHNICIYDNQDVYAKFSLTYNPDETLSTRIINGGGKNPTFNEKLRMKITQIDAVLKCEVWMFSRSRIHMEDQLLGFALVPIAQVVGKGKVTEDYSLSSTDLFHSPAGTVQLTLSLDPSLAINSSVNLIPESAKNSSISSEVILLDRKISEVMLDPVEYARIEFPDISVVKENQQMVSEYFNLASQGTTSAPSRSNIGGSLPFLHLGASPQLDDYEMTISSQDENHVGSISPNESIQNSCFLGSTITTLSDDRNSADSVEKKNHLSTGDSSNSVTVSITVEGTQNCCAGPDTPTSKKEEGEARNDKDANFSSKEKESKKTNNNNTEAAKFGQVFSGPLGNINLEAEQAAMQKQIVDMYMRSMQQFTESLAKMKLPMDLDKPEKVDHGDGDVIQNHDSSKLEMDKKKKDGSRVFYGSRAFF